One window from the genome of Hydractinia symbiolongicarpus strain clone_291-10 chromosome 1, HSymV2.1, whole genome shotgun sequence encodes:
- the LOC130632243 gene encoding ceramide transfer protein-like isoform X2: MSSSVHSDFLGSFSDEENDLFGCEGDAPPSPIQEITHEGSLSKWTNYLHGWQSRFLVLRDGTLSYYKSAYDTGYGCRGSVSVAKAAIEVHEFDNCRFDVNVGDCVYYLRATDSEERQNWVDILEAAKAESGYGSDPHLPKAVSSLSLSSQPSLQSSSSFQKTAGLREKLLEMETFKDILCRQTDTLQSYFDSCANKNNGLDVHQHLDLRDEQEEDVDGSELSATPTPSNISLMQSSALGIDFRGEAITFKATTAGVIQVLSHCIELMTKREEQWKRRMEREKEKVKKLSEQLHELQEEKKINNANQFLGGPDFMEGPHSKLNEELFFDAVETALDEEDENEDSMDNIDKEHIPPVKPTSEIMNMPKHRLSKEVEAKVRDNLNLVKERVDQENSEWYNVHEEGDLKVYRKDFEIEGIVCDPLKASHIIHGVTGHEMCHYFYDKEVRLEWEGTVEKVKQIEKLAENTIIFQQIHKRIWPSAQRDTCFISHIRQLGKEDLDRMDKEIGNAWIVLNMPTEHDAVKSDKYVRALANVIMVCQTFAVGDVKKKKYTRENVACKLTYMAQVNPGGWAPASVVRQVSKREYPKFLHKFSSFVQNVTKDKPLML, from the exons ATGAGCTCTTCTGTCCACTCTGACTTTTTAGGCAGTTTTTCGGATGAGGAAAATGATTTATTTGGATGTGAAGGAGACGCTCCGCCATCACCAATACAAGAAATTACACACGAGGGAAGTCTTTCAAAATGGACAAATTACCTTCACGGGTGGCAGTCACGTTTCTTAGTTTTAAGGGATGGCACACTGTCCTATTATAAGTCTGCATATGATACTGGTTATGGCTGCAGGGGCTCTGTCAGTGTTGCAAAAGCAGCTATTGAG gttcATGAATTTGATAATTGTCGATTTGATGTTAACGTTGGTGATTGTGTATATTATCTTCGGGCTACTGATTCTGAAGAAAGACAAAATTGGGTGGATATTTTGGAGGCTGCGAAG GCGGAATCAGGTTATGGTTCAGATCCCCATTTGCCTAAAGCTGTGTCTTCACTGTCGTTATCTTCACAACCTAGTTTACAATCTTCTTCATCATTTCAG AAAACTGCAGGTTTACGCGAAAAACTTTTGGAAATGGAaacatttaaagatattttatgTCGGCAAACAGATACATTACAATCGTATTTTGATTCATGCGCCAATAAAAATAATGGCTTAGACGTGCATCAACATTTAGACTTGAGAGACGAACAAGAGGAAG ATGTTGATGGTAGTGAACTCTCTGCAACTCCTACACCTTCCAATATTTCTTTGATGCAATCTTCTGCGCTTGGCATTGATTTTCGTGGTGAAGCTATTACATTTAAAGCAACTACAGCTGGCGTTATTCAAGTATTATCACATTGCATAGAACTGATGACAAAAAGAGAAGAACAATGGAAGCGCAGGATGGAAAGG gaaaaagaaaaagtaaagaaGTTATCAGAACAGCTACATGAATtacaagaagagaaaaaaatcaacaatgcAAATCAATTTCTTGGCGGTCCTGATTTTATG gaaGGACCACACAGCAAATTAaatgaagaattattttttgatgCTGTAGAGACTGCTCTTGATGAGGAAGATGAAAATGAGGACAGTATG GATAATATCGACAAAGAACATATTCCACCAGTAAAACCAACTTCTGAAATAATGAATATGCCAAAACACAGATTATCTAAAGAA GTTGAAGCTAAAGTTCGAGATAACTTAAATCTTGTAAAAGAAAGAGTGGACCAAGAAAATTCAGAGTGGTACAATGTTCATGAAGAAGGAGACCTCAaa gTTTACAGAAAAGATTTTGAGATTGAAGGAATTGTTTGTGATCCATTAAAGGCTTCACATATTATTCAT ggAGTTACTGGTCATGAGATGTGTCACTATTTTTACGATAAAGAAGTGAGACTGGAATGGGAAG gaACTGTTGAGAAAGTAAAACAAATTGAGAAACTTGCAGAGAACACTATAATATTCCAGCAAATTCATAAACGCATCTGGCCATCTGCACAGCGTGACACTTGTTTTATTTCACATATACGTCAACTTGGTAAAGAAGATCTTGATCGGATGGATAAAGAAATTGGAAATGCATGGATAGTTTTAAATATGCCAACTGAGCACGATGCAGTAAAG agTGATAAATATGTTCGTGCATTAGCTAATGTTATTATGGTTTGCCAGACATTTGCGGTAGGCGATGTTAAGAAGAAGAAATATACAAGAGAAAATGTGGCATGCAAACTAACATATATGGCTCAAG TGAATCCTGGAGGTTGGGCACCAGCTTCAGTTGTTCGTCAGGTGTCGAAACGAGAATACccaaaatttttacataaatttagCAGTTTTGTTCAAAATGTTACTAAAGACAAACCATTGATGCTTTAG
- the LOC130632243 gene encoding ceramide transfer protein-like isoform X1, whose product MSSSVHSDFLGSFSDEENDLFGCEGDAPPSPIQEITHEGSLSKWTNYLHGWQSRFLVLRDGTLSYYKSAYDTGYGCRGSVSVAKAAIEVHEFDNCRFDVNVGDCVYYLRATDSEERQNWVDILEAAKQAESGYGSDPHLPKAVSSLSLSSQPSLQSSSSFQKTAGLREKLLEMETFKDILCRQTDTLQSYFDSCANKNNGLDVHQHLDLRDEQEEDVDGSELSATPTPSNISLMQSSALGIDFRGEAITFKATTAGVIQVLSHCIELMTKREEQWKRRMEREKEKVKKLSEQLHELQEEKKINNANQFLGGPDFMEGPHSKLNEELFFDAVETALDEEDENEDSMDNIDKEHIPPVKPTSEIMNMPKHRLSKEVEAKVRDNLNLVKERVDQENSEWYNVHEEGDLKVYRKDFEIEGIVCDPLKASHIIHGVTGHEMCHYFYDKEVRLEWEGTVEKVKQIEKLAENTIIFQQIHKRIWPSAQRDTCFISHIRQLGKEDLDRMDKEIGNAWIVLNMPTEHDAVKSDKYVRALANVIMVCQTFAVGDVKKKKYTRENVACKLTYMAQVNPGGWAPASVVRQVSKREYPKFLHKFSSFVQNVTKDKPLML is encoded by the exons ATGAGCTCTTCTGTCCACTCTGACTTTTTAGGCAGTTTTTCGGATGAGGAAAATGATTTATTTGGATGTGAAGGAGACGCTCCGCCATCACCAATACAAGAAATTACACACGAGGGAAGTCTTTCAAAATGGACAAATTACCTTCACGGGTGGCAGTCACGTTTCTTAGTTTTAAGGGATGGCACACTGTCCTATTATAAGTCTGCATATGATACTGGTTATGGCTGCAGGGGCTCTGTCAGTGTTGCAAAAGCAGCTATTGAG gttcATGAATTTGATAATTGTCGATTTGATGTTAACGTTGGTGATTGTGTATATTATCTTCGGGCTACTGATTCTGAAGAAAGACAAAATTGGGTGGATATTTTGGAGGCTGCGAAG caGGCGGAATCAGGTTATGGTTCAGATCCCCATTTGCCTAAAGCTGTGTCTTCACTGTCGTTATCTTCACAACCTAGTTTACAATCTTCTTCATCATTTCAG AAAACTGCAGGTTTACGCGAAAAACTTTTGGAAATGGAaacatttaaagatattttatgTCGGCAAACAGATACATTACAATCGTATTTTGATTCATGCGCCAATAAAAATAATGGCTTAGACGTGCATCAACATTTAGACTTGAGAGACGAACAAGAGGAAG ATGTTGATGGTAGTGAACTCTCTGCAACTCCTACACCTTCCAATATTTCTTTGATGCAATCTTCTGCGCTTGGCATTGATTTTCGTGGTGAAGCTATTACATTTAAAGCAACTACAGCTGGCGTTATTCAAGTATTATCACATTGCATAGAACTGATGACAAAAAGAGAAGAACAATGGAAGCGCAGGATGGAAAGG gaaaaagaaaaagtaaagaaGTTATCAGAACAGCTACATGAATtacaagaagagaaaaaaatcaacaatgcAAATCAATTTCTTGGCGGTCCTGATTTTATG gaaGGACCACACAGCAAATTAaatgaagaattattttttgatgCTGTAGAGACTGCTCTTGATGAGGAAGATGAAAATGAGGACAGTATG GATAATATCGACAAAGAACATATTCCACCAGTAAAACCAACTTCTGAAATAATGAATATGCCAAAACACAGATTATCTAAAGAA GTTGAAGCTAAAGTTCGAGATAACTTAAATCTTGTAAAAGAAAGAGTGGACCAAGAAAATTCAGAGTGGTACAATGTTCATGAAGAAGGAGACCTCAaa gTTTACAGAAAAGATTTTGAGATTGAAGGAATTGTTTGTGATCCATTAAAGGCTTCACATATTATTCAT ggAGTTACTGGTCATGAGATGTGTCACTATTTTTACGATAAAGAAGTGAGACTGGAATGGGAAG gaACTGTTGAGAAAGTAAAACAAATTGAGAAACTTGCAGAGAACACTATAATATTCCAGCAAATTCATAAACGCATCTGGCCATCTGCACAGCGTGACACTTGTTTTATTTCACATATACGTCAACTTGGTAAAGAAGATCTTGATCGGATGGATAAAGAAATTGGAAATGCATGGATAGTTTTAAATATGCCAACTGAGCACGATGCAGTAAAG agTGATAAATATGTTCGTGCATTAGCTAATGTTATTATGGTTTGCCAGACATTTGCGGTAGGCGATGTTAAGAAGAAGAAATATACAAGAGAAAATGTGGCATGCAAACTAACATATATGGCTCAAG TGAATCCTGGAGGTTGGGCACCAGCTTCAGTTGTTCGTCAGGTGTCGAAACGAGAATACccaaaatttttacataaatttagCAGTTTTGTTCAAAATGTTACTAAAGACAAACCATTGATGCTTTAG
- the LOC130632269 gene encoding GPI mannosyltransferase 4-like has protein sequence MVNKLKVINLTLYIVRIYVVFVIPPGYIHPDEHFQSTEIAANDILKLKAVRTWEWNNTYPVRNVLFPYITAGLPFWLLDLAKVFLDIQLSTYILIFLPRCVMLIFIHMVEGMAVKMLELGKTRRCTHELFLFVFRTSYISIVFLNRLFSNSCETFLFTAFLYLMFKKLKCATKSIFLDFGIGLILSFGFFVRASFLMFAFYPLFHVFIVMVVKLPLLKFFTKGLKMAISTMIGFIVGAFVNIMMDSYYFSDQKMFLLQVTPWNSIKYNTNKESLKEHGIHPRYLHLIVNMFLLYGPMYAAFLLTVSRLLFSCMKYRNVKTENISQEIQIFMSGSSIIPVLFLSAIPHQEPRFLLPVIVPMTFLFVCTINKQFYVSFFSVWIVFNLLGVAWFGFLHQAGVTPVISILNKQLQYPDGKIHQIIFWKTYMPPNHLFGLSMDRKDVTILDFSGAPFSDVIIHLNSKDKVNISRDETFWFVVPNLLGKDLHNRKTFKWKLKAQVFPHVSAENLPVSEVKEFIQNISFSTTLDEVLMFLKDIFSLNLYVNSAA, from the exons ATGGTCAATAAACTGAAAGTTATCAACTTAACTTTATATATTGTTCGAATATATGTGGTTTTTGTTATACCGCCTGGTTATATCCACCCTGATGAACATTTTCAATCAACAGAGATTGCAGCTAATGATATTCTTAAATTAAAAGCAGTAAGAACATGGGAATGGAATAATACTTATCCAGTTCGAAATGTTTTATTTCCATATATAACAGCTGGTTTGCCATTTTGGCTGTTGGATTTAGCAAAAGTGTTTTTAGACATACAGCTTTCTACATACATATTGATTTTCCTGCCACGTTGTGTTATGCTTATTTTTATTCACATGGTTGAAGGAATGGCTGTCAAAATGCTTGAATTAGGGAAGACAAGAAGATGTACACATGAGCTATTTTTATTCGTGTTTAGAACATCGTACATAtctatagtttttttaaatcgactATTTTCAAATTCCTGTGAGACATTCTTGTTTACAGCATTTTTATATCTTatgttcaaaaaattaaaatgtgctACTAAATCAATTTTCTTGGACTTTGGAATTGGTTTAATATTATCATTTGGATTCTTTGTACGAGcttcttttttaatgtttgcaTTTTATCCTTTATTTCATGTTTTCATTGTAATGGTGGTGAAGCTACCACTATTGAAATTTTTCACAAAGGGATTGAAAATGGCAATTTCAACCATGATTGGATTTATTGTTGGtgcttttgtaaacattatgatGGACTCATATTACTTTTCagatcaaaaaatgtttttactccaAGTGACGCCATGGAATTCTATTAAATATAACACCAACAAAGAATCTCTTAAGGAGCATGGCATACATCCAAGATACTTGCATTTGATTGTTAATATGTTTTTACTGTATGGCCCTATGTATGCGGCATTTCTGTTAACAGTCAGTCGATTACTTTTCTCTTGTATGAAATATCGCAATGTAAAAACAGAGAATATAAGTCaagaaattcaaattttcaTGTCAGGCTCATCTATAATACCAGTCCTGTTTCTCTCTGCTATACCACATCAAGAACCTAGATTTCTTCTTCCAGTGATTGTTCCAATGACATTCTTGTTTGTCTGTACcataaacaaacaattttatgtTTCATTTTTCTCTGTTTGGATTGTGTTTAATCTTCTTGGTGTTGCATGGTTTGGATTTTTACATCAAGCTGGTGTAACTCCAGTAATATCTATTCTGAACAAGCAGCTGCAATACCCTGATGGTAAAATACATCAaataatattttggaaaacataCATGCCACCTAATCACTTGTTTGGCTTGTCTATGGACAGAAAAGATGTGACTATTTTAGATTTTAGTGGTGCACCATTTTCAGATGTTATTATTCATTTAAATAGCAAAGATAAAGTAAATATTTCCAGAGATGAG acTTTTTGGTTTGTGGTGCCAAATTTGCTTGGAAAGGATTTACATAATCGTAAAACTTTTAAATGGAAATTGAAGGCTCAAGTATTTCCTCATGTATCCGCAGAAAACCTGCCTGTATCAGAAGTGAAAGAATTTATACAGAATATCTCTTTTAGTACGACACTTGAtgaagttttaatgtttttgaaagacatattttcattaaatttgTATGTAAATAGTGCAGCTTAA